The following proteins come from a genomic window of Malus sylvestris chromosome 4, drMalSylv7.2, whole genome shotgun sequence:
- the LOC126618069 gene encoding DNA mismatch repair protein MSH4 isoform X2 has product MEDDGGERSSIVVGLIENRAKEVGVAAFDLRLASLHLSQYIETSSSYQNTKTLLQFYDPMVIIVSPNKLAPDGMVGVSELVDRFYATVKKVVMARGCFDDTKGAVLIKNLSAKEPSALGLDTYYKQYYLCLAAAAATIKWIEAEKGVIVTNHSLVVTFNGSFAHMNIDATSVQNLEIIEPLHSTLWGTSNKKRSLLNMFKTTKTVGGSRLLRANLLQPLKDIETINARLDCLDELMSNEQLFFGLAQVLRKFPKESDRVLCHFCFKPKKITNKVVGVDCARKSQVLVSSIILLKTALDALPLLSKVLKDAKCFLLANVYQSVCENEKYAAIRKRIGEVIDEDVLHARVSFVARTQQCFAVKAGIDGLLDIARRSFCDTSEELVDAIREDVSALTLLAEVLCLLDMIVNSFALAISTKPADRYTRPEFTDNGPLAIDAGRHPILETIHNDFVPNNIFLSEASNMVLIMGPNMSGKSTYLQQVCLIVILAQMGCYVPARFATLRVVDRIFTRMGAVDNLESNSSTFMTEMKETAFIMQNVSQRSLVIMDELGRATSSSDGFAIAWSCCEHLLSLKAYTIFATHMENLSELVTIYPNVKILHFDVDIKNNRLEFKFQLKDGPRHVPHYGLLLAEVAGLPSSVMETARNITSRITEKEVKRMEVNCLQYHPVQMAYHVVQRLICLKYSSQDEDSIREALHNLKESYIHGML; this is encoded by the exons ATGGAAGACGACGGAGGAGAGAGGTCGAGCATCGTCGTCGGTCTCATCGAGAACAGAGCCAAGGAG GTTGGAGTGGCAGCTTTTGATTTAAGATTAGCTTCTCTGCATCTTTCTCAATATATTGAAACTAGCAGTTCATATCAGAATACAAAAACCTTGCTGCAATTCTATGATCCTATGGTGATTATTGTTTCACCGAACAAGCTGGCACCTGATGGTATGGTTGGAGTTTCAGAGTTGGTGGACAGATTTTATGCTACAGTCAAGAAG GTTGTAATGGCCCGTGGTTGCTTCGATGACACTAAG GGTGCCGTACTGATTAAAAATTTATCAGCCAAGGAACCTTCAGCACTAGGATTGGATACTTATTACAAGCAGTATTACCTCTGCTTAGCTGCTGCTGCAGCTACAATTAAGTG GATAGAAGCAGAGAAGGGAGTCATCGTCACAAACCACTCACTTGTG GTCACTTTTAATGGATCATTTGCTCATATGAATATTGATGCGACTAG TGTCCAAAACTTGGAAATCATTGAGCCACTTCATTCGACACTTTGGGGCACCAGCAACAAGAAAAGAAGTTTATTAAACATGTTTAAGACAACAAAAACGGTTGGAGG GTCCAGACTTCTTCGTGCCAATCTTTTGCAGCCTTTAAAAGATATTGAAACTATAAATGCTCGTCTAGATTGCCTG gATGAGCTCATGAGCAACGAACAGCTGTTCTTTGGACTAGCTCAGGTTCTGCGTAAATTTCCAAAAGAGAGTG ATAGGGTGCTTTGTCACTTTTGCTTCAAGCcaaagaaaattacaaacaaaGTTGTGGGTGTTGATTGTGCTAGAAAAAGCCAAGTGTTGGTTTCAAGTATCATTCTTCTGAAGACTGCTCTAGATGCCTTGCCTTTACTCTCAAAG GTTCTTAAAGATGCAAAGTGTTTTCTTCTTGCAAATGTTTACCAGTCTGTATGTGAAAATGAGAAGTATGCTGCCATTAGAAAGAG GATTGGAGAGGTTATTGATGAGGATGTGCTTCATGCACGGGTTTCATTTGTAGCCCGCACACAGCAGTGTTTTGCTGTCAAAGCTGGAATCGATGGACTCTTGGATATTGCACGGAGATCATTTTGTGATACTAGTGAAG AATTAGTAGATGCCATACGAGAGGATGTTTCTGCACTCACACTGCTGGCAGAGGTCTTATGCCttttggatatgattgttaATTCATTTGCACTTGCCATTTCCACAAAGCCTGCTGATCGTTATACTAGACCTGAATTCACAG ATAATGGCCCACTGGCAATTGATGCTGGAAGACACCCTATCCTAGAGACTATACACAATGACTTTGTC CCCAACAATATCTTTTTATCAGAGGCATCAAACATGGTGCTCATCATGGGCCCAAACAT GAGTGGAAAGAGCACTTATCTTCAACAAGTGTGTCTTATAGTTATTCTTGCTCAGATGGGTTGCTATGTACCTGCTCGCTTTGCAACTCTAAGGGTTGTTGATCGTATATTTACAAGGATGGGTGCAGTAGATAATCTTGAATCGAACTCTAGTACG TTCATGACAGAAATGAAAGAAACAGCTTTTATCATGCAAAATGTCTCCCAGAG GAGTTTGGTTATCATGGATGAACTTGGGAGGGCCACATCTTCCTCTGATGGATTTGCAATTGCTTGGAGCTGCTGCGAACATTTATTATCACTGAAAGC GTACACAATATTTGCCACTCATATGGAGAACCTATCTGAACTAGTAACCATCTACCCAAATGTGAAGATACTTCACTTTGACGTTGATATTAAAAATAATCGTTTAGAGTTCAAG TTTCAACTGAAGGATGGGCCGAGACATGTTCCACACTACGGCCTTCTATTAGCAGAAGTGGCAGGATTACCAAGCTCCGTGATGGAAACAGCCAGAAACATCACATCCAGGATCACAGAGAAG GAAGTGAAGAGGATGGAAGTAAACTGCCTGCAATACCATCCAGTCCAGATGGCTTACCACGTTGTGCAGCGGCTGATATGTTTGAAGTACTCGAGCCAGGATGAGGATTCGATCAGGGAAGCACTACATAATTTGAAAGAGAGCTACATTCATGGAATGCTGTAG
- the LOC126618069 gene encoding DNA mismatch repair protein MSH4 isoform X1, which translates to MEDDGGERSSIVVGLIENRAKEVGVAAFDLRLASLHLSQYIETSSSYQNTKTLLQFYDPMVIIVSPNKLAPDGMVGVSELVDRFYATVKKVVMARGCFDDTKGAVLIKNLSAKEPSALGLDTYYKQYYLCLAAAAATIKWIEAEKGVIVTNHSLVVTFNGSFAHMNIDATSVQNLEIIEPLHSTLWGTSNKKRSLLNMFKTTKTVGGSRLLRANLLQPLKDIETINARLDCLDELMSNEQLFFGLAQVLRKFPKESDRVLCHFCFKPKKITNKVVGVDCARKSQVLVSSIILLKTALDALPLLSKVLKDAKCFLLANVYQSVCENEKYAAIRKRIGEVIDEDVLHARVSFVARTQQCFAVKAGIDGLLDIARRSFCDTSEAIHNLANKYREDFKLPNLKLPFNNRQGFYFSMPHKDIQGKLPSQFIQVLKHGNNIHCSTLELASLNVRNKSAAAECYLRTEVCLEELVDAIREDVSALTLLAEVLCLLDMIVNSFALAISTKPADRYTRPEFTDNGPLAIDAGRHPILETIHNDFVPNNIFLSEASNMVLIMGPNMSGKSTYLQQVCLIVILAQMGCYVPARFATLRVVDRIFTRMGAVDNLESNSSTFMTEMKETAFIMQNVSQRSLVIMDELGRATSSSDGFAIAWSCCEHLLSLKAYTIFATHMENLSELVTIYPNVKILHFDVDIKNNRLEFKFQLKDGPRHVPHYGLLLAEVAGLPSSVMETARNITSRITEKEVKRMEVNCLQYHPVQMAYHVVQRLICLKYSSQDEDSIREALHNLKESYIHGML; encoded by the exons ATGGAAGACGACGGAGGAGAGAGGTCGAGCATCGTCGTCGGTCTCATCGAGAACAGAGCCAAGGAG GTTGGAGTGGCAGCTTTTGATTTAAGATTAGCTTCTCTGCATCTTTCTCAATATATTGAAACTAGCAGTTCATATCAGAATACAAAAACCTTGCTGCAATTCTATGATCCTATGGTGATTATTGTTTCACCGAACAAGCTGGCACCTGATGGTATGGTTGGAGTTTCAGAGTTGGTGGACAGATTTTATGCTACAGTCAAGAAG GTTGTAATGGCCCGTGGTTGCTTCGATGACACTAAG GGTGCCGTACTGATTAAAAATTTATCAGCCAAGGAACCTTCAGCACTAGGATTGGATACTTATTACAAGCAGTATTACCTCTGCTTAGCTGCTGCTGCAGCTACAATTAAGTG GATAGAAGCAGAGAAGGGAGTCATCGTCACAAACCACTCACTTGTG GTCACTTTTAATGGATCATTTGCTCATATGAATATTGATGCGACTAG TGTCCAAAACTTGGAAATCATTGAGCCACTTCATTCGACACTTTGGGGCACCAGCAACAAGAAAAGAAGTTTATTAAACATGTTTAAGACAACAAAAACGGTTGGAGG GTCCAGACTTCTTCGTGCCAATCTTTTGCAGCCTTTAAAAGATATTGAAACTATAAATGCTCGTCTAGATTGCCTG gATGAGCTCATGAGCAACGAACAGCTGTTCTTTGGACTAGCTCAGGTTCTGCGTAAATTTCCAAAAGAGAGTG ATAGGGTGCTTTGTCACTTTTGCTTCAAGCcaaagaaaattacaaacaaaGTTGTGGGTGTTGATTGTGCTAGAAAAAGCCAAGTGTTGGTTTCAAGTATCATTCTTCTGAAGACTGCTCTAGATGCCTTGCCTTTACTCTCAAAG GTTCTTAAAGATGCAAAGTGTTTTCTTCTTGCAAATGTTTACCAGTCTGTATGTGAAAATGAGAAGTATGCTGCCATTAGAAAGAG GATTGGAGAGGTTATTGATGAGGATGTGCTTCATGCACGGGTTTCATTTGTAGCCCGCACACAGCAGTGTTTTGCTGTCAAAGCTGGAATCGATGGACTCTTGGATATTGCACGGAGATCATTTTGTGATACTAGTGAAG CTATACATAATCTTGCTAACAAGTATCGTGAAGATTTCAAGTTGCCCAATTTGAAACTCCCGTTTAACAATAGGCAAGGGTTCTACTTTAGCATGCCACATAAGGACATTCAAGGGAAACTTCCTAGCCAGTTCATTCAG GTATTGAAACATGGGAATAATATACACTGCTCAACCTTGGAGCTTGCTTCT CTAAACGTTAGAAATAAGTCTGCAGCTGCAGAATGCTACTTACGTACAGAAGTTTGCCTAGAAG AATTAGTAGATGCCATACGAGAGGATGTTTCTGCACTCACACTGCTGGCAGAGGTCTTATGCCttttggatatgattgttaATTCATTTGCACTTGCCATTTCCACAAAGCCTGCTGATCGTTATACTAGACCTGAATTCACAG ATAATGGCCCACTGGCAATTGATGCTGGAAGACACCCTATCCTAGAGACTATACACAATGACTTTGTC CCCAACAATATCTTTTTATCAGAGGCATCAAACATGGTGCTCATCATGGGCCCAAACAT GAGTGGAAAGAGCACTTATCTTCAACAAGTGTGTCTTATAGTTATTCTTGCTCAGATGGGTTGCTATGTACCTGCTCGCTTTGCAACTCTAAGGGTTGTTGATCGTATATTTACAAGGATGGGTGCAGTAGATAATCTTGAATCGAACTCTAGTACG TTCATGACAGAAATGAAAGAAACAGCTTTTATCATGCAAAATGTCTCCCAGAG GAGTTTGGTTATCATGGATGAACTTGGGAGGGCCACATCTTCCTCTGATGGATTTGCAATTGCTTGGAGCTGCTGCGAACATTTATTATCACTGAAAGC GTACACAATATTTGCCACTCATATGGAGAACCTATCTGAACTAGTAACCATCTACCCAAATGTGAAGATACTTCACTTTGACGTTGATATTAAAAATAATCGTTTAGAGTTCAAG TTTCAACTGAAGGATGGGCCGAGACATGTTCCACACTACGGCCTTCTATTAGCAGAAGTGGCAGGATTACCAAGCTCCGTGATGGAAACAGCCAGAAACATCACATCCAGGATCACAGAGAAG GAAGTGAAGAGGATGGAAGTAAACTGCCTGCAATACCATCCAGTCCAGATGGCTTACCACGTTGTGCAGCGGCTGATATGTTTGAAGTACTCGAGCCAGGATGAGGATTCGATCAGGGAAGCACTACATAATTTGAAAGAGAGCTACATTCATGGAATGCTGTAG
- the LOC126618072 gene encoding 3-isopropylmalate dehydratase small subunit 1-like, with translation MAGAASLSLSPNPRLTTTTTSSHRSSLSTPNFLKFPTLSPTPIKPLTHAPQTQTPISRATFSTRAAASTTPSTTFHGLCYVVGDNIDTDQIIPAEYLTLVPSNPSEYEKLGSYALCGLPASYSTRFVDPGETKSKYSIVIGGANFGCGSSREHAPVALGAAGVAAVVAESYARIFFRNSVATGEVYPLESEGRVCEECKTGDVVSIELSESRLINHTTGKQYTLKPIGDAGPVIRAGGIFAYAREAGMIPTLTS, from the coding sequence ATGGCCGGCGCcgcctctctctccctctctccaaaCCCTAggctcaccaccaccaccacctcctcccACAGATCCTCGCTCTCTACCcctaactttctcaaattcccTACCCTATCCCCCACCCCCATCAAACCCCTAACCCACGCCCcccaaacccaaaccccaaTCTCACGCGCCACCTTCTCCACACGCGCAGCCGCCTCCACAACCCCGTCCACCACATTCCACGGCCTCTGCTACGTCGTTGGTGACAACATCGACACCGACCAGATCATCCCCGCCGAGTACCTAACCCTGGTCCCCTCCAACCCCTCCGAGTACGAGAAGCTCGGGTCGTACGCGCTCTGCGGCCTCCCCGCCTCATACTCCACGCGCTTCGTGGATCCGGGAGAGACCAAGTCCAAGTACTCGATCGTAATCGGGGGCGCCAACTTCGGGTGCGGGTCGTCGCGGGAGCACGCGCCGGTGGCGCTGGGAGCGGCGGGAGTGGCGGCGGTGGTGGCGGAGTCGTACGCTCGGATATTTTTCAGGAACTCGGTGGCGACGGGGGAGGTGTACCCGCTGGAATCGGAGGGTAGGGTTTGCGAGGAGTGCAAGACGGGGGATGTGGTGAGCATTGAGTTGAGCGAGAGCCGACTGATCAATCACACGACGGGGAAGCAGTACACGTTGAAGCCGATTGGGGACGCGGGCCCTGTTATTAGAGCGGGTGGGATCTTTGCTTATGCTAGGGAGGCTGGGATGATTCCGACTTTGACTTCTTAG
- the LOC126618071 gene encoding 60S ribosomal protein L15-1 has product MSFRNLRHVIIPKDILGFLRNNGRPRFEIPDPFEHYIMSSFHHKPSLCASKTLAPTAQPCASQLISEPAMGAYKYVSEIWRKKQSDVMRFLQRVRCWEYRQHPSIVRVTRPTRPDKARRLGYKAKQGYVVYRVRVRRGGRKRPVSKGIVYGKPTNQGVTQLKFQRSKRSVAEERAGRKLGGLRVLNSYWLNEDSTYKYFEVIMVDVAHNAIRNDPRINWLCNPVHKHRELRGLTSAGKKYRGLRGKGHLYHKNRPSRRATWKRNTTLSLRRYR; this is encoded by the exons ATGTCGTTTAGAAATCTACGACACGTCATAATTCCGAAAGACATTTTAGGGTTTCTAAGAAACAATGGACGGCCCAGATTCGAAATCCCTGATCCTTTCGAGCACTATATAATGTCCAGTTTTCACCACAAACCCTCACTCTGCGCTTCGAAAACCCTAGCCCCGACTGCCCAACCCTGCGCGTCGCAGCTCATTTCTGAACCGGCCATGG GGGCTTACAAGTACGTATCCGAGATATGGAGGAAGAAGCAGTCTGATGTGATGAGGTTCCTCCAGAGGGTCCGCTGCTGGGAGTATCGCCAGCATCCTTCGATTGTCCGAGTTACAAGACCCACACGCCCTGATAAGGCGCGTCGTTTGGGTTACAAGGCCAAGCAG GGTTACGTTGTTTACCGTGTCCGTGTGAGGCGTGGTGGGCGCAAGAGGCCTGTTTCCAAGGGTATTGTATATGGAAAGCCCACAAACCAGGGTGTGACACAACTCAAGTTCCAGCGTAGCAAGAGGTCTGTTGCTGAGGAGCGTGCTGGGCGCAAGTTGGGAGGCCTCAGGGTTCTCAACTCATACTGGCTCAATGAG GATTCGACCTACAAGTACTTTGAGGTCATCATGGTTGATGTTGCTCACAATGCCATCAGGAACGACCCAAGAATCAACTGGCTCTGCAACCCTGTTCACAAGCACAGAGAGCTTCGTGGTCTTACTTCTGCTGGAAAGAAATACAGGGGTCTGCGTGGAAAGGGTCATCTGTACCACAAGAACCGACCTTCTCGCAGGGCAACATGGAAGAGAAATACCACCCTTTCACTCCGTCGTTACCGTTGA
- the LOC126618069 gene encoding DNA mismatch repair protein MSH4 isoform X3: MNRIEAEKGVIVTNHSLVVTFNGSFAHMNIDATSVQNLEIIEPLHSTLWGTSNKKRSLLNMFKTTKTVGGSRLLRANLLQPLKDIETINARLDCLDELMSNEQLFFGLAQVLRKFPKESDRVLCHFCFKPKKITNKVVGVDCARKSQVLVSSIILLKTALDALPLLSKVLKDAKCFLLANVYQSVCENEKYAAIRKRIGEVIDEDVLHARVSFVARTQQCFAVKAGIDGLLDIARRSFCDTSEAIHNLANKYREDFKLPNLKLPFNNRQGFYFSMPHKDIQGKLPSQFIQVLKHGNNIHCSTLELASLNVRNKSAAAECYLRTEVCLEELVDAIREDVSALTLLAEVLCLLDMIVNSFALAISTKPADRYTRPEFTDNGPLAIDAGRHPILETIHNDFVPNNIFLSEASNMVLIMGPNMSGKSTYLQQVCLIVILAQMGCYVPARFATLRVVDRIFTRMGAVDNLESNSSTFMTEMKETAFIMQNVSQRSLVIMDELGRATSSSDGFAIAWSCCEHLLSLKAYTIFATHMENLSELVTIYPNVKILHFDVDIKNNRLEFKFQLKDGPRHVPHYGLLLAEVAGLPSSVMETARNITSRITEKEVKRMEVNCLQYHPVQMAYHVVQRLICLKYSSQDEDSIREALHNLKESYIHGML; encoded by the exons ATGAACAGGATAGAAGCAGAGAAGGGAGTCATCGTCACAAACCACTCACTTGTG GTCACTTTTAATGGATCATTTGCTCATATGAATATTGATGCGACTAG TGTCCAAAACTTGGAAATCATTGAGCCACTTCATTCGACACTTTGGGGCACCAGCAACAAGAAAAGAAGTTTATTAAACATGTTTAAGACAACAAAAACGGTTGGAGG GTCCAGACTTCTTCGTGCCAATCTTTTGCAGCCTTTAAAAGATATTGAAACTATAAATGCTCGTCTAGATTGCCTG gATGAGCTCATGAGCAACGAACAGCTGTTCTTTGGACTAGCTCAGGTTCTGCGTAAATTTCCAAAAGAGAGTG ATAGGGTGCTTTGTCACTTTTGCTTCAAGCcaaagaaaattacaaacaaaGTTGTGGGTGTTGATTGTGCTAGAAAAAGCCAAGTGTTGGTTTCAAGTATCATTCTTCTGAAGACTGCTCTAGATGCCTTGCCTTTACTCTCAAAG GTTCTTAAAGATGCAAAGTGTTTTCTTCTTGCAAATGTTTACCAGTCTGTATGTGAAAATGAGAAGTATGCTGCCATTAGAAAGAG GATTGGAGAGGTTATTGATGAGGATGTGCTTCATGCACGGGTTTCATTTGTAGCCCGCACACAGCAGTGTTTTGCTGTCAAAGCTGGAATCGATGGACTCTTGGATATTGCACGGAGATCATTTTGTGATACTAGTGAAG CTATACATAATCTTGCTAACAAGTATCGTGAAGATTTCAAGTTGCCCAATTTGAAACTCCCGTTTAACAATAGGCAAGGGTTCTACTTTAGCATGCCACATAAGGACATTCAAGGGAAACTTCCTAGCCAGTTCATTCAG GTATTGAAACATGGGAATAATATACACTGCTCAACCTTGGAGCTTGCTTCT CTAAACGTTAGAAATAAGTCTGCAGCTGCAGAATGCTACTTACGTACAGAAGTTTGCCTAGAAG AATTAGTAGATGCCATACGAGAGGATGTTTCTGCACTCACACTGCTGGCAGAGGTCTTATGCCttttggatatgattgttaATTCATTTGCACTTGCCATTTCCACAAAGCCTGCTGATCGTTATACTAGACCTGAATTCACAG ATAATGGCCCACTGGCAATTGATGCTGGAAGACACCCTATCCTAGAGACTATACACAATGACTTTGTC CCCAACAATATCTTTTTATCAGAGGCATCAAACATGGTGCTCATCATGGGCCCAAACAT GAGTGGAAAGAGCACTTATCTTCAACAAGTGTGTCTTATAGTTATTCTTGCTCAGATGGGTTGCTATGTACCTGCTCGCTTTGCAACTCTAAGGGTTGTTGATCGTATATTTACAAGGATGGGTGCAGTAGATAATCTTGAATCGAACTCTAGTACG TTCATGACAGAAATGAAAGAAACAGCTTTTATCATGCAAAATGTCTCCCAGAG GAGTTTGGTTATCATGGATGAACTTGGGAGGGCCACATCTTCCTCTGATGGATTTGCAATTGCTTGGAGCTGCTGCGAACATTTATTATCACTGAAAGC GTACACAATATTTGCCACTCATATGGAGAACCTATCTGAACTAGTAACCATCTACCCAAATGTGAAGATACTTCACTTTGACGTTGATATTAAAAATAATCGTTTAGAGTTCAAG TTTCAACTGAAGGATGGGCCGAGACATGTTCCACACTACGGCCTTCTATTAGCAGAAGTGGCAGGATTACCAAGCTCCGTGATGGAAACAGCCAGAAACATCACATCCAGGATCACAGAGAAG GAAGTGAAGAGGATGGAAGTAAACTGCCTGCAATACCATCCAGTCCAGATGGCTTACCACGTTGTGCAGCGGCTGATATGTTTGAAGTACTCGAGCCAGGATGAGGATTCGATCAGGGAAGCACTACATAATTTGAAAGAGAGCTACATTCATGGAATGCTGTAG